One Natranaerovirga hydrolytica genomic region harbors:
- a CDS encoding L7Ae/L30e/S12e/Gadd45 family ribosomal protein: protein MKNNKVLSMLGLAMKAGKIRSGEFLVEGSVKNKEAKIVLVASDASDNTKKLFSNICHTHQIPLYYLGDKEMLGKAIGKPFRASIAVIDENFSKAIKKQLDSFE from the coding sequence TTGAAAAATAATAAAGTCTTATCAATGCTTGGATTGGCAATGAAAGCTGGTAAAATTAGGAGCGGAGAATTTTTAGTAGAAGGCAGTGTTAAAAATAAAGAAGCAAAGATTGTATTGGTAGCGTCAGACGCATCAGACAATACCAAAAAACTATTTAGCAACATCTGTCATACTCATCAGATTCCATTATATTATCTTGGAGATAAAGAAATGTTAGGTAAAGCAATAGGCAAACCATTTAGAGCTTCGATTGCTGTTATAGATGAGAATTTTTCTAAGGCAATAAAGAAACAATTAGATTCATTTGAGTAA
- the infB gene encoding translation initiation factor IF-2 has product MNTQNNYGGVYMSKVRVYEIAKELNVTSKEIINTLEEYDIKVNSHMSTLKDEECTILMEYYKKDDEKQEETIVEEVQEPIAEENTNESEVDDIKMIKIPQNVSVKELAEKLEVQSSELVKELMLKGIMANVNENIDFDTAVSLAEKYDILLEQQEEVDILEDFFKVEPSDEKDLRSRPPVVVVMGHVDHGKTSLLDAIRKTRVTEKEAGGITQHIGAYVAQVNDQKITFLDTPGHEAFTAMRMRGAQATDIAILVVAADDGVMPQTVEAINHAKAAGVEIIVAINKMDKPGANPDRVKQELVEYELICEDWGGETISVPVSAINGEGIDQLLEMIVLVSEMSELKADPKRDARGIIIEAQLDKGRGPVATVLVQSGTLRVGDPIVAGTSYGKVRAMMDDKGRRVKEAGPSKPVEILGLNEVPLAGDPFYKAKNDREARHVAEKVIEKGKVDLIKRSSTKVTLDDLFSQIQSGNVKDLNIVVKADVQGSVEAVKQSLQKLSNEEVVIKIIHGGVGAVTESDVLLASASNAIIIGFNVRPESSAKSVAERENIDIRLYRIIYNAIEDIEAAMKGMLDPIFEEKVIGHAQIRDTFKVSGLGTIGGAYVIDGKFVRNAGVRLVRDGIVIYEGELASLKRFKDDVKEVNTGYECGIMLEKFNDIKEDDVVEAYVMEEIERK; this is encoded by the coding sequence ATGAATACTCAAAATAATTATGGAGGTGTTTACATGTCAAAAGTACGTGTATATGAAATTGCAAAAGAATTAAATGTTACAAGCAAAGAAATTATTAATACATTAGAAGAATATGACATTAAAGTGAATAGTCATATGAGTACCTTGAAAGATGAAGAATGCACTATTCTAATGGAATACTATAAAAAAGATGATGAAAAACAAGAGGAAACAATTGTAGAAGAGGTTCAAGAACCAATTGCAGAAGAAAATACTAACGAAAGCGAAGTAGACGATATTAAGATGATAAAAATCCCTCAAAATGTATCAGTAAAAGAATTAGCAGAAAAATTAGAAGTACAAAGCTCAGAATTGGTAAAAGAATTAATGTTAAAAGGTATTATGGCCAATGTTAATGAAAACATTGACTTTGATACAGCAGTTAGTTTAGCTGAAAAATATGATATTTTATTGGAACAGCAAGAAGAAGTGGATATTTTAGAAGACTTTTTTAAAGTAGAACCAAGTGATGAAAAAGATTTAAGAAGCAGACCGCCAGTAGTTGTGGTTATGGGTCATGTTGACCACGGAAAAACATCTTTATTAGATGCTATTAGGAAAACAAGAGTAACCGAAAAAGAAGCAGGCGGTATCACTCAACATATTGGAGCGTATGTGGCACAAGTGAATGACCAAAAAATTACATTCTTAGACACACCTGGTCATGAAGCTTTTACAGCGATGAGAATGCGTGGAGCACAAGCAACGGATATTGCTATATTAGTCGTAGCAGCTGATGATGGTGTTATGCCACAAACAGTTGAAGCCATTAATCATGCAAAAGCAGCAGGTGTAGAAATTATTGTAGCCATTAACAAAATGGATAAACCAGGTGCCAACCCAGACCGTGTTAAACAAGAATTAGTTGAATATGAACTAATATGTGAAGACTGGGGTGGAGAGACTATTAGTGTGCCTGTATCAGCAATTAACGGTGAAGGTATTGATCAATTACTAGAAATGATTGTATTGGTGTCTGAAATGTCAGAGCTAAAAGCAGATCCAAAGCGAGATGCTAGAGGTATAATCATTGAAGCTCAATTAGATAAAGGTAGAGGACCAGTGGCAACTGTATTGGTTCAAAGTGGTACATTAAGGGTAGGGGATCCAATTGTAGCAGGAACCTCTTATGGTAAAGTTAGAGCAATGATGGATGATAAAGGTCGTCGAGTAAAAGAAGCCGGTCCATCAAAACCAGTGGAAATACTGGGGCTAAATGAAGTCCCATTAGCAGGAGATCCTTTTTACAAAGCTAAGAATGATAGAGAAGCACGCCATGTAGCAGAAAAAGTTATTGAAAAAGGGAAAGTAGACTTAATCAAAAGGTCATCAACAAAAGTTACTTTAGATGATTTGTTTAGTCAAATACAATCAGGTAATGTTAAAGACTTAAACATCGTTGTAAAAGCAGATGTTCAAGGTTCAGTAGAAGCAGTTAAACAAAGCTTGCAAAAATTATCTAATGAAGAAGTGGTTATTAAAATCATACATGGTGGTGTAGGTGCAGTAACGGAGTCAGATGTATTATTAGCATCCGCTTCGAATGCAATTATCATTGGATTTAATGTCAGACCAGAATCTAGCGCAAAATCTGTTGCAGAAAGAGAAAATATTGATATAAGATTATATAGAATTATATATAATGCAATAGAAGATATAGAAGCAGCAATGAAAGGCATGTTAGATCCTATATTTGAAGAAAAAGTAATTGGTCATGCACAAATTAGAGACACCTTCAAAGTATCTGGATTAGGAACCATTGGTGGTGCATATGTTATAGATGGTAAATTTGTCCGTAATGCAGGTGTGCGTTTAGTAAGAGATGGCATTGTAATATATGAAGGTGAATTAGCGTCATTAAAACGATTCAAAGACGATGTTAAGGAAGTTAATACAGGATATGAATGTGGTATTATGTTAGAGAAATTTAATGATATCAAAGAAGATGACGTTGTTGAAGCATACGTTATGGAAGAAATTGAAAGAAAATAA
- the rbfA gene encoding 30S ribosome-binding factor RbfA, producing MKKKSSRLIRINEEIKKELSNLIRTELKDPRVNPMTTVVNVHTTSDLKHCKVFISVLGNEEDKEETVNALNKASSFIRTEIARLINLRNTPELKFIKDDSIEQSIHMSKIIDEISKKDE from the coding sequence ATGAAAAAAAAATCATCAAGACTAATAAGGATTAATGAAGAAATAAAAAAGGAACTAAGCAATTTAATTCGAACCGAATTAAAAGATCCTAGAGTTAATCCAATGACGACAGTCGTAAATGTTCATACAACAAGTGACTTAAAACACTGTAAAGTTTTTATAAGTGTTTTAGGAAACGAAGAGGATAAAGAAGAAACGGTTAATGCATTAAATAAGGCCAGTTCATTCATAAGAACAGAAATCGCAAGACTGATTAATTTAAGAAATACGCCGGAGTTAAAGTTTATCAAAGATGATTCTATTGAGCAAAGCATTCATATGTCTAAAATAATTGACGAAATCTCAAAAAAAGATGAGTAA
- a CDS encoding DHH family phosphoesterase has translation MDKKLEKIISKNNKIMLAGHIKPDGDSIGAALALSRYIQSKFKDKQVDIYMENMPPVYDFLIGNDRIITSIEDLDYDLFIALDCGDQDRLGEALRVFQNASSTVNIDHHISNPKYAQINYVTNISSTCEYLCELLDMDCFNNNIAKALYTGIVFDTGGMKHSNTTKNTFNTLGQLIEYDFDFSMIMDQLFNQKTYLQNKLLGQSLLNAQTALDHRVIYSILTKDDFEKHESNPGHTEGIVEQLRVTKDVLMAFFIYEHEDNAYKISLRSKDKIDVCKIAQHFNGGGHTKASGCSYEGDIQQAVDKIIALAQEQI, from the coding sequence GTGGATAAAAAATTAGAAAAAATAATCAGTAAAAACAATAAAATTATGTTAGCGGGCCATATTAAGCCAGACGGTGATAGTATAGGTGCCGCACTGGCGTTAAGTCGATATATACAGTCTAAGTTTAAAGACAAACAAGTGGATATATATATGGAAAACATGCCACCTGTTTATGATTTTTTAATAGGTAATGATAGGATCATTACATCTATTGAAGATTTAGATTACGATTTATTCATTGCCCTAGATTGTGGTGATCAAGACAGATTAGGAGAAGCATTAAGGGTCTTTCAAAATGCTTCTTCAACTGTTAATATAGACCATCATATTAGCAATCCTAAATACGCTCAAATCAATTATGTAACAAACATTAGTTCAACCTGTGAATATTTATGTGAATTATTAGATATGGATTGTTTTAACAATAACATTGCAAAAGCTTTATATACAGGAATTGTTTTTGATACAGGTGGTATGAAACATAGTAATACAACAAAAAACACTTTCAATACGTTAGGCCAATTAATAGAGTATGATTTTGACTTTTCAATGATAATGGATCAATTATTTAATCAAAAAACCTATCTTCAAAACAAATTATTAGGACAAAGTTTGTTAAATGCTCAGACAGCTTTAGATCATCGTGTGATTTATTCTATATTAACAAAAGATGATTTTGAAAAACACGAAAGCAATCCAGGTCATACGGAAGGTATTGTTGAACAATTAAGAGTCACAAAAGATGTCCTTATGGCTTTTTTCATATATGAACATGAAGACAATGCATACAAAATTAGTTTAAGATCAAAAGACAAAATTGATGTATGTAAAATAGCCCAACACTTTAATGGTGGTGGTCATACCAAAGCATCTGGATGTTCATATGAAGGTGACATTCAACAAGCAGTAGACAAAATTATAGCATTGGCTCAAGAACAAATTTAA
- the truB gene encoding tRNA pseudouridine(55) synthase TruB produces MINLLNGILNIYKEKGYTSHDVVAKLRKICNQKKIGHTGTLDPEATGVLPICLGKATKISQFLTDDTKEYKTTLQLGVTTDTQDHTGSIIDKSEVDVTQEDIEKIAKSFEGNYEQLPPMFSALKVKGKKLYELARQGIEIERKTRPVHIYSIKLGAYDKQHQSIDMTVKCSKGTYIRTLCHDMGQALGCGGHMSQLTRTQVGQFRLEDSITLKELEDYFSLDIQKHLLPVDKIFLNYNAITIEQKYDKYLYNGNKINMDEIIIDFSLEDKDYIRIYDNQKQFVGLYQYIKEDNLIKPIKFFL; encoded by the coding sequence GTGATTAATTTGCTTAATGGCATACTGAATATATATAAAGAAAAAGGCTACACATCTCATGATGTGGTTGCAAAGCTTAGAAAAATTTGCAATCAAAAAAAAATTGGTCATACAGGCACCTTAGATCCTGAGGCAACAGGGGTATTGCCTATTTGTTTGGGAAAAGCCACTAAGATTAGTCAATTTTTAACAGACGATACGAAAGAATATAAGACCACATTACAATTAGGTGTAACCACTGATACACAAGATCATACTGGAAGTATTATAGACAAATCAGAAGTGGATGTTACTCAAGAAGATATAGAGAAGATTGCTAAAAGTTTTGAAGGCAATTATGAACAACTTCCGCCAATGTTTTCAGCATTAAAAGTAAAAGGTAAAAAGTTATACGAACTTGCGCGACAAGGCATAGAAATAGAAAGAAAAACAAGACCAGTCCATATTTATTCAATAAAATTGGGTGCATATGATAAACAGCATCAATCCATTGATATGACTGTGAAATGTTCTAAAGGAACTTATATAAGAACTTTATGCCATGATATGGGTCAAGCCCTTGGATGTGGCGGTCATATGAGTCAACTGACCAGAACACAAGTGGGACAATTTAGGTTAGAAGATAGCATAACGCTAAAAGAATTAGAAGATTATTTTTCACTAGACATTCAGAAGCATTTATTACCAGTCGATAAAATATTTTTAAACTACAATGCAATAACAATTGAACAAAAGTATGACAAGTATTTATACAATGGTAATAAAATAAATATGGATGAGATCATTATAGATTTTTCTTTAGAAGATAAGGATTATATACGTATTTATGATAACCAAAAACAATTTGTTGGTTTGTATCAATATATTAAAGAAGATAACCTTATAAAGCCAATAAAATTCTTTCTTTGA
- a CDS encoding bifunctional riboflavin kinase/FAD synthetase: MKYIADTKDFNLKETAVALGNFDGVHKGHQLLINEIIASKKVGLKATIFTFTPHPKTILYKDSPLELVLSTEERKNKLEDLGVDVLIEYPFNKETMEIDPRTFIEEILIQQLDIRFLVVGSDYRFGYKRQGDVHLLEEYSKQYNYQLKVIQKKKLKNNIISSSFIRELIKEGKVDEASKLLGKPYNIIGEVVQGKKIGRTLGFRTANISVGKEKLLPLNGVYMTQTKINGIWYNSVTNIGVKPTVNGKEKNVETHIFDIDLDLYGHTIEVSILKLIREEEKFGTLGQLKNQIEKDIALTKAYFISNNN; encoded by the coding sequence ATGAAATACATAGCAGATACCAAAGATTTTAACTTGAAAGAGACAGCAGTGGCATTAGGTAATTTTGACGGCGTTCATAAAGGTCATCAATTATTAATCAATGAAATTATTGCATCTAAAAAGGTAGGATTAAAAGCAACGATTTTTACTTTTACTCCTCATCCAAAAACGATTTTGTATAAAGATAGTCCTTTAGAGTTGGTGTTGTCTACTGAAGAAAGAAAAAACAAACTAGAAGACTTAGGTGTAGATGTTCTAATTGAGTATCCTTTTAACAAAGAAACAATGGAAATTGATCCAAGAACTTTTATAGAAGAAATACTCATTCAACAATTAGATATAAGATTTTTAGTTGTTGGAAGTGATTATAGATTTGGTTATAAAAGGCAAGGGGATGTTCATCTATTAGAAGAATACTCAAAACAATACAATTATCAATTAAAAGTGATTCAAAAGAAAAAACTAAAAAACAACATTATCAGCAGTTCTTTCATTAGAGAATTAATAAAAGAAGGAAAAGTAGATGAAGCTTCAAAGTTACTAGGGAAACCCTATAATATTATAGGTGAAGTCGTACAAGGTAAAAAAATCGGACGAACACTAGGGTTTAGAACGGCTAATATCTCTGTGGGTAAGGAGAAACTATTGCCTCTTAATGGTGTTTATATGACTCAAACAAAAATAAATGGTATATGGTATAACAGTGTTACGAATATAGGTGTTAAGCCAACGGTCAATGGAAAAGAAAAAAATGTTGAAACCCATATTTTTGATATAGATTTGGATTTATATGGACATACTATTGAAGTGAGCATACTTAAACTCATTCGGGAAGAAGAAAAGTTCGGGACTTTAGGTCAACTCAAAAATCAAATAGAAAAAGATATTGCATTGACTAAGGCATATTTTATAAGCAACAACAATTAG
- the rpsO gene encoding 30S ribosomal protein S15 has protein sequence MDKEKKQQIINEYGRSEGDTGSPEVQIALLTERINQLNDHLKTHKKDHHSRRGLLKMVGQRRGLLKYLYNSDIQSYRSLIKKLGLRK, from the coding sequence ATGGATAAAGAAAAAAAGCAACAAATCATTAATGAATATGGAAGAAGTGAAGGAGATACTGGTTCACCAGAAGTACAAATCGCTTTACTTACAGAAAGAATTAATCAATTAAACGACCATTTAAAAACCCACAAAAAAGATCATCACTCAAGAAGAGGGTTATTAAAAATGGTTGGTCAAAGAAGAGGATTATTAAAATATCTTTACAACTCAGATATTCAATCATATCGTTCTCTTATTAAAAAATTAGGATTAAGAAAATAA
- a CDS encoding polyribonucleotide nucleotidyltransferase, whose protein sequence is MIKTYSMELAGRTLSVEIGKVAEQANGAALIRYGETVVLSTVTASEKPRDGINFFPLSVDYEEKFYSVGKIPGGFIKREGRPSENSVLTSRVIDRPLRPLFPSDYRNDVSIVNTVLSVDQDASPEITAMIGSALVLSISDIPFNGPVGATVVGCIDGEYIINPTSEQREKSTMAVTVVSTSEKVMMLEATANEVPEQEVIQAIFKGDDNNKKIVEFIEGIVKEVGKEKHEYERTLLPEEIFDKVKAIVSAEEMENAVFTDEKQVRAERISEVKEKIAKVFQEENEELLSYIDEAVYKYEKETVRKMILKDNKRPDGRSLEEIRALESEVDILPRTHGSSLFKRGQTQALTVATLGALGDVQLIDGLDELEDSKRYMHHYNFPAYSVGEARPSRGPGRREIGHGALAEKALLPVIPSEEEFPYAIRLVSEILSSNGSTSQASICASTLALMSAGVPIKAPVAGISVGLVTGDTDDDYVLLTDIQGLEDFFGDMDFKVAGSHKGITAIQLDMKILGLTRDIIEKSIYQTERARKYILDEVMLKAISEPRKALSPYAPKILQTKVNPEKISEIIGPRGKTINKIIEETNVKIDIEDDGRVFICGVDDAMTKKALEIIESITKDIEVGKTYNGKVTKLMKFGAFVEIAPGKEGLVHISKLAKERVENVEDVVAVGDAIVVKVTEIDNQGRINLRKEEIED, encoded by the coding sequence ATGATAAAAACGTATTCAATGGAATTAGCAGGAAGAACCTTATCTGTTGAAATTGGTAAAGTTGCTGAACAAGCAAATGGAGCTGCTTTAATTAGGTATGGTGAAACAGTTGTTTTATCCACAGTAACGGCTTCTGAAAAACCAAGAGATGGTATTAACTTTTTCCCACTGAGTGTTGATTATGAAGAAAAATTCTATTCAGTTGGAAAAATACCTGGAGGTTTTATTAAAAGAGAAGGAAGACCATCTGAAAATTCAGTCCTGACATCTAGAGTTATTGATAGACCCTTAAGACCACTATTTCCATCAGATTATAGAAACGATGTTTCAATTGTTAATACCGTTTTATCTGTAGACCAAGATGCAAGTCCTGAAATTACAGCGATGATTGGATCAGCACTTGTTTTATCTATATCTGATATACCATTTAATGGTCCAGTAGGTGCTACGGTTGTTGGTTGTATAGATGGGGAATATATTATTAACCCAACATCTGAACAAAGAGAAAAATCAACGATGGCTGTAACAGTTGTTTCAACAAGTGAAAAAGTAATGATGTTAGAAGCTACAGCAAATGAAGTTCCTGAGCAAGAAGTCATACAAGCTATTTTTAAAGGGGACGACAATAACAAAAAAATAGTAGAATTTATTGAAGGTATTGTCAAAGAAGTTGGTAAAGAAAAGCATGAGTATGAAAGAACACTTTTGCCAGAAGAAATATTTGATAAAGTAAAAGCAATCGTATCAGCAGAAGAAATGGAAAATGCTGTATTCACAGATGAAAAACAAGTAAGAGCTGAAAGAATTAGTGAAGTAAAAGAAAAAATCGCAAAGGTATTCCAAGAAGAAAATGAAGAATTATTATCCTATATCGATGAAGCAGTTTATAAATATGAAAAAGAAACTGTTAGAAAAATGATTTTAAAAGACAACAAAAGACCAGATGGTCGTTCTTTAGAAGAAATTAGAGCATTAGAGAGTGAAGTAGATATACTGCCTAGAACTCACGGTTCTAGTTTGTTTAAAAGAGGACAAACTCAAGCATTAACAGTGGCTACTCTGGGTGCTTTAGGAGATGTTCAATTAATTGATGGATTAGATGAATTAGAAGATTCTAAAAGATATATGCATCACTATAACTTCCCAGCGTATTCTGTAGGTGAAGCAAGACCTTCAAGAGGACCAGGAAGAAGAGAAATTGGACATGGTGCATTAGCAGAAAAAGCTTTATTACCCGTTATACCATCAGAAGAAGAATTTCCATATGCTATTCGATTGGTATCAGAAATATTAAGCTCTAATGGCTCCACATCCCAAGCAAGTATTTGTGCCTCAACGTTAGCATTAATGTCAGCTGGTGTTCCAATAAAAGCACCAGTAGCAGGTATTTCTGTAGGATTGGTTACAGGAGATACAGATGATGACTATGTTCTATTAACTGATATACAAGGATTAGAAGATTTCTTTGGAGATATGGATTTTAAAGTGGCAGGTAGTCATAAAGGTATAACAGCCATTCAATTAGATATGAAGATTCTTGGTTTAACAAGAGATATTATAGAAAAATCTATTTATCAGACAGAAAGAGCAAGAAAATATATCTTAGATGAAGTGATGTTAAAAGCTATTTCTGAGCCAAGAAAAGCATTGTCACCATATGCACCAAAAATACTTCAAACAAAAGTAAATCCAGAAAAAATCAGTGAGATTATTGGACCTAGAGGAAAAACAATTAATAAAATTATAGAAGAAACAAATGTTAAAATAGATATTGAAGATGATGGAAGAGTTTTTATTTGTGGTGTGGATGATGCTATGACAAAAAAAGCATTAGAAATCATCGAATCCATTACAAAAGACATTGAAGTTGGAAAAACATATAATGGTAAAGTGACCAAGCTTATGAAATTTGGGGCCTTTGTAGAAATAGCTCCAGGAAAAGAAGGATTGGTTCACATATCCAAATTAGCAAAAGAGCGTGTAGAAAATGTTGAAGACGTGGTAGCTGTTGGAGATGCCATTGTGGTTAAAGTAACTGAAATAGACAATCAAGGTAGAATCAACCTTAGAAAAGAAGAAATAGAAGACTAA
- a CDS encoding M16 family metallopeptidase produces the protein MININQLENQTKVVLEEIKSVRSVAVGIWIKTGSMYEDNNNNGVAHLIEHMLFKGTKNRTAKKIAEDMSAIGGHINAFTAKEYTCFYAQTLDEHIETAIEILSDMLLNSLFLESELEKEKKVILDEIDMYEDSPEEVVHDLFQENAWKEHPLSYNILGPKENITNMKNESILEFFKTQYCTDNIVISVAGHFESHKMLGILNHYFINETTQSTQVMNPKPEYKKAFSYKNKEIEQMHLCIGFPGIHYHSNQLYVLAIFNTIFGGGMNSRLFQSIREEQGLAYSIYSYTGTYKDAGIFNIYVATNPSYVEDVFKQIKEEIYKIKKEAITQDELNKTKEQLKSNYIIGLEGTNSRMSVNGKSIAILDRIKTQDEIIQEIDKVTIEDFQALANQMLQYDKMGLSIVGKINHINMEKVKELWENE, from the coding sequence ATGATTAATATAAACCAACTTGAGAATCAAACAAAAGTAGTATTGGAAGAAATAAAATCAGTACGATCTGTAGCTGTAGGCATATGGATTAAAACAGGTTCTATGTACGAAGACAATAACAATAATGGGGTGGCTCATTTAATTGAACATATGTTATTTAAGGGTACAAAAAATAGAACGGCTAAAAAAATAGCAGAAGATATGTCGGCTATAGGTGGACATATTAATGCTTTTACAGCAAAAGAATATACTTGTTTTTATGCACAAACATTAGATGAACATATAGAAACAGCTATAGAGATTCTTTCAGATATGCTATTAAATTCACTATTTCTAGAATCAGAACTAGAAAAAGAGAAAAAAGTAATTTTAGATGAAATCGATATGTATGAGGATTCACCAGAAGAAGTCGTTCATGATTTGTTTCAAGAAAATGCTTGGAAAGAGCATCCACTGAGTTACAATATTCTTGGACCAAAAGAAAACATTACAAATATGAAAAATGAAAGCATATTGGAATTTTTTAAAACACAATATTGTACTGATAATATAGTTATCTCAGTAGCAGGTCATTTTGAATCCCACAAGATGTTAGGTATACTCAATCACTATTTTATAAATGAAACTACTCAATCAACACAAGTAATGAACCCAAAACCAGAATATAAGAAGGCTTTTTCATATAAAAACAAAGAAATAGAACAGATGCACTTATGTATAGGTTTTCCAGGTATCCATTATCATAGTAATCAGTTGTATGTGCTGGCCATATTCAATACCATTTTTGGTGGTGGAATGAATTCAAGACTATTCCAAAGCATACGAGAGGAACAAGGTTTAGCATACTCTATATATTCCTACACAGGAACCTATAAAGATGCAGGAATTTTCAATATCTATGTAGCAACTAACCCATCATATGTAGAAGACGTTTTTAAACAAATCAAAGAAGAAATTTATAAAATAAAAAAAGAAGCCATCACTCAAGATGAATTGAATAAGACCAAAGAACAACTCAAAAGCAATTATATTATTGGACTGGAAGGAACCAATAGTCGAATGAGTGTGAATGGAAAGTCCATTGCCATATTAGATAGAATAAAAACCCAAGATGAGATCATACAAGAAATTGATAAAGTAACCATTGAAGATTTTCAGGCATTAGCCAATCAAATGTTACAATACGACAAAATGGGCTTATCCATAGTAGGAAAAATCAATCATATTAACATGGAAAAGGTGAAAGAATTATGGGAGAACGAATAA
- the dut gene encoding dUTP diphosphatase, with protein MGERIRVQVEQLEEAKDMALPRYMSQQAAGMDLYANVKAEETLKKGQIKLISTGIKIALPEGYEAQIRPRSGLALKHGISLVNTPGTIDADYRGEIKVIMINFGDEDFVIKRGERIAQMVINKIEQIKWEICEHLESTQRGVGGFGHTGQ; from the coding sequence ATGGGAGAACGAATAAGAGTACAAGTAGAACAATTAGAAGAAGCAAAAGATATGGCATTGCCAAGATACATGAGCCAACAAGCAGCAGGAATGGATTTGTATGCTAATGTAAAGGCTGAAGAAACACTTAAAAAAGGTCAAATAAAATTAATTTCAACAGGGATTAAAATCGCTTTACCAGAAGGCTATGAAGCACAAATTAGACCAAGAAGTGGACTAGCCTTAAAGCACGGTATCAGTTTAGTGAATACCCCTGGAACCATTGATGCAGATTATAGAGGCGAGATAAAAGTCATTATGATCAACTTTGGGGATGAAGATTTTGTGATTAAAAGAGGCGAAAGAATTGCTCAGATGGTTATTAATAAAATAGAACAGATTAAGTGGGAAATCTGTGAGCATTTAGAATCCACTCAAAGAGGCGTAGGAGGATTTGGACATACAGGTCAGTAA
- a CDS encoding dipicolinate synthase subunit DpsA has translation MKKIKEILCVGGDLRTVYLANELSKVMKVNILGNSNKKLNSNIKPIESLKASVPTSDIIIFPIPFSKDKKNIYAPFSDRNITIEEVINQKINDKTIIGGAFSDELKILEPTNTVFDLVEEEDFEIYNAIPTSEGVIHILMSESEITINESQTLILGFGKCAISQSKALSALGSHITISARNQKQIAMAKIYNYNTLPLESIHQHIEEFDFIVNTIPRKILDAKKINHNQSQIIVDIANQLNDEMINKTKIINARGIPGKYFPKTAADIIYKTLKDKNHL, from the coding sequence ATGAAAAAAATAAAAGAAATTCTTTGTGTTGGAGGAGATTTAAGAACTGTTTATTTAGCCAATGAATTATCAAAAGTCATGAAAGTGAATATTTTGGGTAATTCTAATAAAAAATTAAATTCCAATATTAAGCCTATAGAAAGTCTAAAAGCCAGTGTACCTACTTCAGATATTATTATTTTTCCAATACCTTTTTCAAAAGATAAAAAAAATATTTATGCACCATTCTCAGATAGAAATATAACCATTGAAGAAGTGATTAACCAGAAAATTAATGATAAAACAATTATTGGCGGTGCCTTTTCAGATGAGCTAAAAATACTAGAGCCTACAAACACAGTATTTGATTTAGTAGAAGAAGAAGACTTTGAAATTTACAATGCTATTCCAACATCTGAAGGCGTTATTCATATATTAATGAGTGAATCAGAAATTACAATTAATGAAAGTCAAACATTAATATTAGGCTTTGGTAAATGTGCTATTTCGCAAAGCAAAGCATTAAGTGCACTAGGCTCTCATATTACCATTAGCGCAAGAAATCAAAAACAAATTGCTATGGCAAAGATATATAACTACAATACACTTCCATTGGAAAGTATTCATCAACACATAGAAGAATTTGATTTTATAGTCAACACAATACCCAGAAAAATCCTAGATGCAAAAAAAATAAATCACAATCAATCACAAATCATAGTCGATATTGCCAATCAATTAAATGATGAAATGATTAACAAAACAAAAATCATTAATGCTAGAGGTATTCCTGGCAAATATTTTCCTAAAACAGCAGCAGATATTATTTATAAAACACTAAAAGATAAAAACCATTTATAG